One Syntrophorhabdaceae bacterium genomic region harbors:
- a CDS encoding ribonuclease H-like domain-containing protein — translation MRAYLDIETDRKGNICVIGLLVENNSFLQWYGEDISSETIERELSNVKTIVTFNGDLFDLPQMKKCLNIDLQTNFISRDLFKDKKKLGIKGGLKQLEKMFGIERKTEGVNGYKAMWLWEKYKRHGNKDALKLLLEYNKEDVVNLTRLEEIIDQLGGGTP, via the coding sequence TTGCGAGCATATCTGGATATTGAAACAGACAGAAAGGGGAACATCTGCGTCATCGGCCTCCTTGTCGAGAACAACAGTTTTCTCCAGTGGTACGGCGAGGACATATCGTCGGAGACCATCGAACGGGAACTTTCAAACGTAAAGACCATCGTTACTTTCAACGGAGACCTCTTCGATCTCCCTCAGATGAAGAAATGCCTGAACATCGACCTCCAGACGAACTTCATCTCCCGCGACCTCTTCAAGGACAAGAAAAAGCTTGGCATCAAGGGCGGACTCAAACAGCTCGAAAAGATGTTCGGCATAGAACGCAAGACGGAGGGCGTCAACGGGTATAAGGCAATGTGGCTCTGGGAAAAGTACAAGAGACACGGGAACAAGGATGCCTTGAAATTGCTCCTTGAATACAACAAGGAAGACGTTGTCAACCTTACAAGGCTTGAAGAGATCATCGACCAGCTTGGAGGCGGAACGCCATGA
- a CDS encoding TolC family protein, whose amino-acid sequence MIHREIRLSRRILARRAICFFFLVFLVPGVGFSVTLEDAIRNGLGESYVMKEQAEFVKRSRFSYISSIDPFLPAVNLDSSYIRTLSPSTPISTYTGNLRDTADSRDAYTFTGSVSWRIFDGGERWARRKGAFSVWERERERFKSVREDVLFNIKSAFYVALGAKSIVGKRREALQAAQKIYNLTRGRYEEGVAKKSELLQAEVRLLNTKIDLQRAQKEYEKSLESVRSIVIVQTPDPFDVEGDLSAPSFSADLKSLNVRALTMKPEIIVQQKEIDRLMRVYDERKSAWFPKIDSTLRQTRQDSRFFPDGRSDAFILSLTFPLFDGVGRYYNVQGAMSDVNAARQRLEETKRTTSLDIANAVKDYELSIHNVKMYSELVREATSNFRQLYGEYMEGKGDILNLLQSEKDLASANENYVSSLSRAQVSLAYLEKAAYIEDRR is encoded by the coding sequence ATGATCCATAGGGAAATTCGTTTGTCGAGACGTATCCTTGCACGGCGGGCCATCTGTTTTTTCTTCCTGGTCTTTCTTGTCCCCGGGGTGGGTTTCTCAGTCACCCTTGAGGATGCGATAAGAAACGGCCTCGGTGAATCGTATGTCATGAAGGAACAGGCAGAGTTCGTCAAAAGGTCCCGCTTTTCCTATATATCTTCCATCGACCCCTTTTTGCCGGCCGTTAACCTTGATTCCTCGTACATAAGGACACTGTCTCCCTCGACGCCGATAAGCACCTACACGGGCAACCTGCGGGATACCGCGGATTCCCGTGATGCCTATACATTCACAGGTTCGGTCTCCTGGCGGATCTTCGATGGCGGCGAGCGGTGGGCCAGGCGAAAGGGCGCGTTCTCAGTCTGGGAAAGGGAAAGGGAACGGTTCAAGAGTGTTCGGGAAGATGTGCTTTTCAATATCAAGAGCGCCTTCTATGTCGCTCTTGGGGCGAAGTCCATTGTCGGGAAGAGGCGGGAAGCGCTGCAGGCAGCGCAGAAAATATATAATCTCACCCGCGGAAGATACGAAGAAGGTGTCGCGAAGAAGAGCGAGCTGCTCCAGGCTGAGGTCCGGCTTCTCAACACGAAGATCGACCTGCAAAGGGCCCAAAAGGAATATGAGAAGTCCCTGGAATCGGTCAGGTCGATCGTTATTGTTCAGACACCGGATCCTTTCGATGTGGAGGGAGATCTATCGGCTCCTTCTTTCAGCGCCGACTTGAAGAGTCTGAACGTCCGGGCTCTTACCATGAAACCTGAGATCATAGTGCAGCAAAAGGAGATAGACAGGTTGATGAGAGTGTACGACGAGAGAAAGAGTGCCTGGTTTCCCAAGATAGACAGCACTCTTCGGCAAACCAGGCAGGACAGCCGCTTCTTCCCTGACGGAAGAAGCGACGCCTTTATCCTGAGCCTCACCTTCCCCCTCTTTGACGGGGTCGGCCGGTACTATAACGTGCAGGGGGCCATGAGCGACGTCAACGCCGCGCGCCAGCGGCTCGAGGAAACCAAAAGGACCACCAGCCTCGATATAGCGAATGCGGTCAAGGATTATGAATTGAGCATACATAATGTGAAGATGTACAGCGAGCTTGTCCGGGAGGCGACATCGAACTTCAGGCAGCTCTATGGCGAATATATGGAAGGGAAGGGGGACATCTTGAATCTTCTCCAGAGCGAAAAAGACCTGGCTTCCGCCAACGAGAACTACGTCAGCTCACTTTCCCGGGCGCAGGTTTCGCTTGCCTATCTGGAGAAAGCGGCCTACATCGAGGATCGCCGGTGA
- a CDS encoding ABC transporter permease, whose translation MRYTVSFYLRIAIQNLVVHKGRMTLALMGILFAVMSLVAFGNISNGMKKKIESEIGKFGKNLVIVRAGLVFAAGRSTRQFSESKTLKLKDAQLIKESLPGVVEVVPYYDISYPARYKDSTLTVSIAGVSDKVFDIRNVDLAAGRYFTAQEDANAEKRAVIGYKVFENFFPGEDPIGKNILIFRVPTEIVGVMKEKGTDFAGQDQDLQVYVPLNAFMRRYSNVDHIKGIYVQVQDGYSLTGMKSSLRGFIRKIHNTKPEQKDDFSIFSMEDILRTQEEGIRLVSVLTIIASTVSFLIGGLGIFAIMLLSISERKMEIGIRRVVGSKKRDIIIQFLSESVIVALVGGICGILAGFLITIIVDIIGGFPMVFSMNIPLALGISMVIGVLAGIYPAMEGTKYEPVKALYS comes from the coding sequence ATGAGATACACCGTCTCCTTTTATCTCAGGATAGCCATTCAGAACCTGGTAGTCCATAAAGGCAGGATGACCCTTGCTCTCATGGGCATTCTCTTTGCTGTCATGAGCCTGGTGGCCTTCGGGAATATCAGCAACGGCATGAAGAAGAAGATAGAGTCGGAGATCGGGAAATTCGGCAAGAACCTTGTGATCGTTCGGGCGGGCCTTGTCTTTGCGGCGGGCAGGAGCACCCGGCAGTTCTCGGAATCAAAGACACTGAAGCTGAAGGACGCCCAGCTTATAAAGGAATCCCTTCCCGGTGTTGTCGAGGTGGTCCCCTATTACGATATCAGCTACCCCGCGCGGTACAAGGACAGTACGCTTACCGTGAGCATAGCCGGGGTCTCTGACAAGGTCTTCGATATACGCAATGTTGATCTGGCGGCGGGGAGGTATTTTACCGCCCAGGAAGACGCAAATGCCGAGAAAAGGGCTGTTATCGGGTACAAGGTCTTTGAGAACTTCTTCCCCGGCGAGGACCCCATAGGGAAGAATATCCTCATTTTTCGCGTCCCCACCGAAATAGTCGGCGTTATGAAGGAAAAGGGTACGGACTTTGCGGGTCAGGATCAGGACCTGCAGGTCTATGTCCCCCTGAACGCTTTCATGCGCCGCTACAGCAACGTTGATCACATAAAAGGAATATATGTGCAGGTGCAGGATGGCTATTCCCTTACCGGCATGAAGTCGAGCCTCCGGGGTTTTATCCGAAAGATCCACAATACGAAGCCGGAGCAAAAGGACGATTTCTCCATCTTCTCCATGGAGGACATACTGAGGACCCAGGAGGAAGGCATACGGCTTGTTTCGGTCCTGACCATTATCGCCTCAACGGTATCCTTCCTCATCGGCGGGTTGGGGATCTTTGCCATCATGCTCCTTTCGATATCGGAGAGGAAGATGGAGATCGGCATCAGGCGGGTCGTAGGATCCAAGAAACGGGACATTATAATCCAGTTCCTGTCGGAATCGGTCATCGTGGCCCTGGTAGGCGGTATCTGCGGCATTTTGGCGGGGTTCCTGATAACCATAATCGTCGACATCATCGGGGGTTTCCCCATGGTCTTTTCCATGAACATTCCCCTGGCCCTCGGCATCAGCATGGTCATCGGTGTCCTGGCAGGCATCTATCCCGCCATGGAAGGAACGAAGTACGAACCGGTGAAAGCGCTCTACTCCTGA
- a CDS encoding ABC transporter permease produces the protein MALFQKISQIREFIEEVVKILYYYRGRVIFSFSGVTLGILSICIIITTIDGANRKAHDIFEALGPDSIMVFGGGEKQRAARIRMTTLKVRDADLVARVEGIYDVMEVYSARNVMMRYKDRNWQTQAIGSTTNYFESFSWGFQAGTVFTADDYDRAEAVCVIGAKVHEELFKGEDALGKTILVGKLPTKVIGVLQERGGSIGGPHVDDRIIMPLTTVTSRIVNEKRYLSLIRVKTSRDLDSTIEDIQAVLRASHGLKGNLDDDFTIRSSKDILAFVTVISGSLLLFLGTASIVALVVSGFVLANLFYLTIQERKKDIGIRRAYGATRKGILLSFLFESILITFIGGIAGILLSIILGGTFEKLFDIPMMFSFKVVVFALLFSFLTGLLSGLRPALRASRIEPIEAIRG, from the coding sequence ATGGCGCTATTTCAGAAGATATCACAAATTAGAGAGTTCATCGAAGAGGTCGTAAAGATCCTCTACTATTACCGGGGAAGGGTCATCTTTTCATTCTCCGGGGTCACCCTGGGCATCCTCTCCATCTGTATCATCATTACCACCATCGACGGGGCCAACAGGAAGGCCCATGATATCTTCGAGGCCCTGGGGCCGGATTCGATCATGGTGTTCGGCGGCGGCGAGAAGCAGCGTGCCGCCAGGATACGGATGACCACGCTCAAGGTGCGGGACGCCGATCTGGTAGCCAGGGTGGAAGGCATCTACGACGTCATGGAGGTATACTCGGCGCGCAATGTGATGATGCGCTACAAGGACAGGAACTGGCAGACCCAGGCGATAGGGTCGACAACGAACTATTTTGAATCGTTTTCCTGGGGGTTTCAGGCGGGGACCGTCTTCACGGCCGACGACTACGACCGGGCGGAGGCGGTCTGCGTCATCGGGGCCAAGGTGCATGAAGAGCTTTTCAAGGGCGAAGATGCCCTGGGAAAGACGATCCTTGTGGGCAAGCTTCCCACAAAGGTTATCGGCGTTCTGCAAGAGCGAGGCGGAAGCATCGGCGGGCCGCACGTTGATGACAGGATCATCATGCCGTTGACCACGGTGACCTCGCGCATTGTCAATGAAAAACGATATTTGAGCTTGATACGGGTGAAGACCTCCAGGGATCTTGATAGTACGATAGAGGACATCCAGGCGGTCCTCAGGGCCAGCCATGGCCTGAAAGGGAACCTTGATGATGATTTCACCATCAGGAGTTCAAAGGACATCCTTGCATTTGTGACGGTGATCTCAGGATCGCTTCTCCTCTTTCTCGGAACGGCATCGATCGTGGCCCTTGTTGTGAGCGGTTTCGTTCTTGCGAACCTTTTCTATCTCACGATACAGGAACGCAAGAAAGACATCGGCATCAGAAGGGCCTATGGCGCAACACGGAAAGGCATCCTCCTTTCCTTTCTTTTCGAATCGATCCTCATCACCTTCATTGGGGGCATCGCCGGGATATTGCTCAGTATCATACTGGGGGGCACCTTCGAGAAACTTTTCGATATTCCCATGATGTTCTCTTTCAAGGTCGTTGTTTTTGCCCTTCTGTTCAGTTTTCTCACGGGTCTTTTGTCGGGATTGAGGCCTGCGTTAAGGGCGAGCAGAATAGAACCGATAGAGGCGATCCGGGGATGA
- a CDS encoding heterodisulfide reductase-related iron-sulfur binding cluster: MVDIGREIFWNVKDTGAQWISYAFMIITFIVLIVGLKKRYGMWKMGKPAPIQFTKRLGERIGYFIANGIFHKSILREAFPGWMHFFIFWGFLILSVGTALVAIQADFTDLFFKVKFLKGGFYLLVSFFLDLAGLMAIVGILMAIYRRYVTKPARLDNKTDDAIVLVWILVVLVTGFLAEGARIAHSMPDYEKWSFVGYITAYIFAGMPKESIEITHKILWYFHMVISFGLLAYIVYSRLLHIITSSLNMMFRGIEDVPEGARGAVVPIEDFENAEEFGVNGIEGFTWRQIFDLDACTRCGRCQDLCPAYNTDKPLSPKQFIQDLKGEWERACAGIKNEDGIIDTTIQEETLWSCTACLACQVNCPVSIPTFDKNIEMRRYLTLTLSKTTSETKLLFKNLQKNSNPYGMGKKERLGWTEGLEIRNAAEQEVDYLYWVGCVASLDDRNRKVASSFAKILDQAGVNFGILGTDEMCCGDPARRCGNEEQYLGMAQGNVELLNEIGIKKIITTCPHCYTTLKKEYAQLGGNFEVYHQSEFINKLINEGKLKINPALEGKVTFHDPCYLGRANGIFDAPRSVVDKVRKGAYEEMGRNHNQSFCCGGGGGRIWMEEHHKRINHARIDEAIAVQANTVVTACPYCLIMMEDAIKDKEKIETMKAMDLSEIVVKGL, translated from the coding sequence ATGGTGGACATCGGTAGGGAGATCTTCTGGAACGTAAAGGATACTGGTGCGCAGTGGATCAGCTATGCGTTCATGATCATTACCTTTATCGTTCTAATCGTGGGGTTGAAAAAGCGCTATGGCATGTGGAAGATGGGAAAGCCTGCCCCTATTCAATTTACAAAAAGGCTTGGTGAACGGATAGGGTATTTCATCGCGAACGGGATCTTTCACAAATCGATCCTGCGCGAAGCCTTCCCGGGATGGATGCATTTCTTCATCTTCTGGGGATTTTTGATACTCAGCGTCGGGACGGCCCTCGTTGCGATCCAGGCGGACTTCACGGACCTCTTCTTCAAGGTGAAGTTCCTGAAGGGCGGTTTCTACCTGCTCGTGTCATTCTTTCTCGACCTGGCAGGCCTTATGGCCATCGTTGGCATACTGATGGCCATCTACAGGCGTTATGTTACGAAGCCGGCACGGCTTGACAACAAGACCGACGACGCCATAGTGCTGGTCTGGATACTTGTCGTCCTCGTAACAGGATTCCTGGCCGAAGGCGCGAGAATCGCCCATTCAATGCCGGATTATGAGAAATGGAGTTTCGTGGGCTATATCACAGCCTACATATTTGCGGGCATGCCCAAGGAATCGATAGAAATAACGCACAAGATATTGTGGTATTTCCACATGGTCATTTCCTTCGGCCTTCTTGCCTACATCGTTTATTCCAGACTGCTTCATATCATCACATCCTCCCTGAATATGATGTTCCGGGGAATTGAGGACGTACCCGAGGGTGCAAGGGGCGCCGTGGTACCTATAGAGGATTTCGAGAACGCCGAGGAGTTTGGCGTCAACGGCATAGAGGGCTTTACCTGGAGACAGATCTTTGACCTCGATGCCTGTACGCGGTGCGGACGCTGTCAGGACCTCTGTCCGGCATATAACACCGACAAACCGCTCTCCCCGAAGCAATTCATCCAGGACCTCAAGGGCGAATGGGAACGCGCCTGTGCCGGCATCAAGAACGAAGACGGCATCATCGATACCACCATCCAGGAAGAGACCCTGTGGTCCTGTACCGCCTGTCTTGCCTGCCAGGTGAACTGCCCCGTGTCTATCCCTACCTTCGACAAGAACATAGAAATGAGGCGCTACCTCACTCTGACGCTCAGCAAGACCACGTCGGAAACAAAGCTCCTCTTCAAGAACCTCCAGAAGAATTCGAACCCTTATGGAATGGGCAAGAAAGAAAGGCTGGGATGGACCGAGGGCCTCGAGATCCGCAACGCCGCGGAGCAGGAAGTGGATTACCTGTACTGGGTCGGCTGTGTTGCCTCTCTTGATGACAGGAACAGAAAGGTGGCGAGTTCCTTCGCCAAAATACTTGATCAGGCAGGCGTCAATTTCGGTATCCTCGGTACGGACGAGATGTGCTGCGGTGATCCCGCACGGCGGTGCGGCAACGAAGAACAATACCTCGGCATGGCCCAGGGCAACGTGGAACTTCTCAACGAGATCGGCATTAAAAAGATCATCACCACATGCCCTCACTGCTACACCACGTTGAAAAAGGAATACGCGCAGTTGGGCGGTAACTTCGAAGTGTACCACCAGTCAGAGTTCATCAATAAGCTGATCAACGAAGGGAAGCTCAAGATAAACCCGGCGCTCGAAGGGAAAGTGACCTTCCACGATCCCTGTTATCTTGGCAGGGCGAATGGCATCTTTGATGCGCCCCGCAGTGTTGTGGACAAGGTCCGTAAAGGCGCGTATGAGGAAATGGGCAGGAACCACAACCAGAGCTTCTGCTGCGGCGGCGGCGGCGGCCGGATATGGATGGAAGAGCATCACAAACGGATCAACCATGCCAGGATCGATGAGGCCATAGCCGTTCAGGCAAATACTGTCGTAACGGCGTGCCCGTACTGCCTTATCATGATGGAAGATGCCATCAAGGATAAAGAGAAGATCGAAACCATGAAGGCCATGGACCTTTCAGAGATCGTGGTGAAGGGACTGTAA
- a CDS encoding 4Fe-4S binding protein gives MPAKVDQDSCTGCGACSEICPADAITVDDVAKVDAELCTECGACTEECPVEAITLEE, from the coding sequence ATGCCTGCAAAAGTCGATCAAGATTCCTGTACGGGCTGTGGCGCCTGTTCAGAGATCTGCCCTGCCGATGCGATCACCGTTGATGATGTGGCAAAGGTTGATGCCGAACTGTGCACCGAATGCGGTGCCTGTACAGAAGAATGTCCTGTGGAAGCTATTACTTTAGAAGAGTAA
- a CDS encoding ABC transporter ATP-binding protein produces MIVLRDIFKSYFIGDRELPILKGIDLNIAKGEFVVLMGVSGSGKTTLMNIIGLLDKQTAGDYIFADTNVDGLDDEKLADMRNGYIGFVFQQFFLLPYLDAIENVLIPIVYSRKDIKHPRDKAKMLLGRFGLEHRIHNKPTQLSGGEQQRVAIARALVNDPELILADEPTGALDSKTGGEIMDLFQMLNDEGKTIIVVTHDPKLASFGKRLVRIEDGAISEDITN; encoded by the coding sequence GTGATCGTTCTCAGAGACATCTTTAAGAGCTATTTCATAGGGGACAGGGAGCTGCCTATTCTCAAGGGCATCGATCTGAACATCGCAAAGGGAGAATTCGTTGTCCTCATGGGTGTTTCCGGGTCCGGCAAGACGACACTCATGAACATCATAGGCCTTCTCGACAAGCAGACCGCAGGCGATTATATCTTCGCCGATACCAATGTGGACGGTCTCGATGACGAAAAGCTTGCCGATATGCGCAACGGCTACATAGGCTTTGTCTTTCAGCAGTTCTTCCTCCTTCCCTACCTGGACGCGATCGAGAACGTCCTCATACCCATAGTCTATTCCAGGAAAGACATTAAGCACCCCCGGGACAAGGCAAAGATGCTCCTTGGGAGATTTGGCCTCGAACACCGGATACACAACAAACCGACTCAGCTCTCCGGAGGGGAACAACAGCGTGTGGCCATTGCACGGGCGCTCGTCAACGACCCGGAGCTCATCCTTGCCGATGAACCGACGGGGGCCCTTGATTCGAAGACGGGAGGTGAGATCATGGATCTCTTCCAGATGCTTAACGACGAAGGCAAGACTATCATCGTCGTGACCCATGATCCCAAGCTTGCGAGCTTTGGAAAACGCCTTGTCAGGATAGAGGATGGCGCTATTTCAGAAGATATCACAAATTAG
- a CDS encoding alpha/beta hydrolase — MMEQPFEIDSRYNRISGIMVIPRSKRRFPCAVLSHGLISSKESSKYVALSKQFAEAGIASCRFDYHGCGESGGNIEETTLSIRLDNLNAIVDHVLSHPSVNPHKLGITGSSFGGSTALLKAARDERVRCLSLWATPHLLENKDDGTISEIAFKETIFTDFQSYDLLAEAKKVSHALVIHGEADEVVPCAEGKAIYKRLSKPKGIEIIKGGDHIFSAEAHRNKAITLALNWFRRYLISDNEKTT, encoded by the coding sequence ATGATGGAACAGCCCTTTGAGATAGACTCGCGGTATAACCGGATAAGCGGCATCATGGTCATCCCCCGGTCGAAAAGAAGGTTCCCCTGCGCCGTTCTTTCCCACGGCCTCATCAGTTCAAAGGAGAGTTCGAAATATGTAGCGCTTTCCAAGCAGTTCGCCGAGGCCGGAATAGCGTCCTGCCGTTTCGATTATCATGGCTGCGGAGAGAGCGGGGGCAACATAGAGGAGACAACATTATCAATACGGCTCGACAATTTGAATGCCATTGTGGACCATGTGCTGTCCCACCCGTCCGTGAATCCTCACAAGCTCGGCATCACGGGAAGCAGCTTCGGCGGCTCCACGGCCCTTCTCAAGGCCGCCCGCGATGAACGGGTCCGGTGCCTGTCCCTCTGGGCCACCCCCCATTTGCTGGAAAACAAGGACGACGGCACCATTTCCGAGATCGCCTTCAAGGAGACGATATTTACGGATTTTCAGTCATACGACTTACTGGCTGAGGCAAAAAAGGTCTCCCATGCCCTCGTCATACATGGAGAGGCCGACGAAGTCGTCCCCTGCGCAGAGGGAAAAGCGATCTACAAACGCCTGAGCAAGCCAAAGGGCATCGAGATAATCAAAGGCGGGGACCACATCTTCTCCGCGGAGGCCCACAGGAACAAGGCCATCACCCTGGCCCTCAACTGGTTCAGAAGATACCTGATATCGGACAACGAAAAGACGACTTGA
- a CDS encoding NlpC/P60 family protein: protein MKRSLILRALCLGILFLGLPFLVNAVQVSHKVKQGDSLYRLAKKYRVSVSHLKSMNGLRSTKLSLGQTIIIKKEHERVAMIDSRKPSTAAIRAQVRQEEPAPVISENDSELIEYKVKRGDTLDKIASRFNVEKEELITTNSLTSKKRRRLSPGRTILIPRNMDEEYDDDDIIAFKSTGGIKPWKSSDEKYMLVKVAKSFVGAPYKYGGNTLRGLDCSAYVKKIYGIFDVELPRSAREQYRVGNRVTREELSVGDLVFFKTRRYAKYPTHVGIFIGDGNFIHASSGKGRLGVKIDSLSSQYYSGAFIGGTRIKESTDTTDNQPEAAQPVERYSNNS, encoded by the coding sequence ATGAAAAGAAGCTTGATTCTTCGCGCTCTGTGCTTGGGCATTTTATTTCTGGGATTACCTTTTCTCGTTAATGCTGTTCAGGTCAGCCACAAAGTTAAGCAGGGGGACAGCCTTTACAGGCTGGCGAAAAAATATCGCGTATCCGTCAGCCATCTCAAGAGCATGAACGGGCTTCGTTCAACAAAACTATCCCTCGGACAAACGATCATCATAAAGAAAGAACACGAGCGGGTCGCCATGATCGATTCCCGCAAACCGTCAACCGCGGCAATAAGGGCACAGGTACGGCAGGAGGAGCCGGCGCCGGTCATTTCCGAGAACGACTCCGAACTCATCGAGTACAAGGTGAAGCGTGGTGACACCCTCGACAAGATAGCAAGCCGCTTCAACGTCGAGAAGGAAGAACTGATCACGACGAATAGCCTCACGTCAAAAAAGAGGAGAAGGCTTTCTCCCGGACGAACCATTCTCATTCCCAGGAACATGGACGAGGAATACGACGACGATGACATCATCGCATTTAAGAGCACCGGTGGCATAAAACCCTGGAAGAGCAGTGATGAGAAGTATATGCTCGTCAAGGTCGCAAAGAGTTTCGTGGGTGCGCCATACAAATACGGCGGCAACACCCTGCGTGGACTCGACTGTTCCGCATATGTAAAAAAGATCTACGGGATCTTCGATGTCGAACTGCCAAGGAGCGCCCGCGAGCAGTACCGGGTAGGAAACAGGGTCACCAGGGAGGAACTCTCTGTGGGCGATCTCGTTTTCTTCAAAACAAGGCGCTATGCAAAATATCCCACCCACGTCGGTATCTTTATAGGCGATGGTAATTTCATCCACGCCTCTTCCGGGAAAGGACGCCTGGGAGTAAAGATAGACTCTCTGAGTTCGCAGTATTATTCCGGGGCTTTTATCGGCGGCACGCGCATCAAGGAAAGCACCGACACAACGGACAACCAACCTGAGGCAGCACAGCCCGTTGAAAGATACAGTAACAACTCCTGA
- a CDS encoding efflux RND transporter periplasmic adaptor subunit produces MKRKILYAVAALCVIVLIIFFATRKGEKQREGEPFTVKRANVVYSTEQTGIVKAQVGAIVKVGTRATGTLKRLKFQVGDFVKKGDLIVEIDDREILANIRNSEAAVEQQRRDLEAKRAQDAYNQMNYQREQRLLVKEYTTKDSVEKAKRELDVSRAQVELGKAKIREAQEKLNALKVSHSYTRIFAPISGYISSVATQEGETVVSGLSAPNLITIIDPTRLEMWIYVDETDIGRVKPGLKVEYWVDAYRDKAYKGVIDRIYPQPEIKENIVYYLAIVKIDPDDALTLKPEMTSHVRIIVEEKPNVIVVPNGAIRFEDRKNVVYLRSKGKTVRKEVTPGIRDQRYTEITSGLAEGEEVIVPSVAPAAKKPRNNVGH; encoded by the coding sequence ATGAAAAGGAAGATCCTCTATGCAGTCGCGGCTCTCTGCGTGATAGTCCTCATCATTTTCTTCGCCACCCGCAAAGGTGAGAAGCAAAGGGAAGGCGAACCTTTTACGGTGAAGCGCGCCAACGTCGTCTATTCCACCGAACAGACAGGCATCGTCAAGGCCCAGGTGGGCGCCATTGTAAAGGTCGGCACCCGCGCGACGGGGACTCTGAAGAGGCTGAAATTCCAGGTTGGGGATTTTGTGAAGAAGGGTGATCTCATTGTGGAGATCGATGACCGCGAGATCCTTGCGAATATCCGCAATTCCGAAGCCGCCGTGGAACAACAGCGCAGGGACCTCGAGGCAAAACGTGCTCAGGATGCCTACAATCAGATGAACTATCAAAGGGAGCAGCGTCTTCTTGTCAAAGAGTACACCACGAAGGACAGCGTGGAGAAGGCAAAGCGTGAGCTCGATGTCTCGCGCGCCCAGGTCGAACTCGGCAAGGCAAAGATAAGAGAGGCACAGGAGAAACTCAACGCACTCAAAGTGAGCCATAGCTATACCAGGATCTTCGCCCCCATATCGGGGTACATATCGTCCGTCGCGACACAGGAAGGGGAAACGGTAGTCTCCGGCCTGTCGGCTCCCAACCTGATAACCATCATTGACCCCACAAGGCTGGAGATGTGGATATACGTGGACGAAACCGACATCGGCAGGGTGAAACCCGGGCTCAAGGTGGAGTACTGGGTCGATGCCTATCGCGACAAGGCATACAAAGGCGTCATCGACCGCATCTATCCCCAGCCGGAGATCAAGGAGAATATTGTCTACTACCTCGCCATCGTCAAGATCGATCCTGACGATGCCCTTACCCTCAAGCCGGAAATGACAAGCCATGTCCGGATCATTGTCGAGGAAAAGCCCAACGTGATCGTTGTGCCCAATGGAGCGATACGCTTTGAGGACAGAAAGAATGTCGTGTACCTGAGGTCAAAGGGCAAGACTGTTCGAAAGGAGGTCACCCCCGGCATCCGGGACCAGAGATATACGGAGATAACGTCAGGACTTGCCGAGGGGGAAGAGGTGATCGTCCCATCCGTAGCGCCGGCTGCCAAGAAGCCGCGGAACAACGTTGGCCACTGA